In Felis catus isolate Fca126 chromosome C2, F.catus_Fca126_mat1.0, whole genome shotgun sequence, a single window of DNA contains:
- the LOC101091470 gene encoding ragulator complex protein LAMTOR3-like: MADDLKRFLYKKLPSVEGLHAIVVSDRDGVPVITVANDKAPEHALRPGFFSTFALATDQGSKLGLSKNKSIICYYNAYQVVQFNRLPLVVSFTTSSNANTGFIVSLAKELAPLFDDLRQVVVAS; this comes from the coding sequence ATGGCAGATGACCTGAAACGATTCCTGTATAAAAAATTACCAAGTGTTGAAGGGCTCCATGCTATTGTTGTGTCAGATAGAGATGGGGTGCCAGTTATTACAGTGGCCAATGATAAGGCTCCAGAGCATGCTTTGAGACCTGGTTTCTTCTCTACTTTTGCCCTGGCAACAGACCAAGGAAGCAAACTTggactttcaaaaaataaaagtatcatcTGTTACTATAACGCCTACCAGGTGGTTCAATTCAATCGTTTACCTTTGGTGGTGAGTTTCACGACCAGCAGCAATGCCAATACAGGATTCATTGTCAGCCTAGCAAAGGAACTTGCTCCATTATTTGACGATCTGAGACAAGTTGTGGTAGCTTCTTAA